The segment TTCAtcaatagaatttttttttttaaattgaaaacattttaaatgttCTTTATGTGTCCAGATTCCCGCAGACATCTTATTCCACTTTCTTCACGAATGTATCTTTGAATACGCAAGGTGGCTCAGTGAGCGTCGTGGCCCATAGGATTTATTTGCATACAGAATTAATTCTTACTTAATCATGTTTAATAGTATATGGACACGAAGAGTTTCAATCGTATAAATTTATGATTATTCCTTTGTAATAATTTGCAGGTCAATTCACTTGTGTTGCACATTTTACAGACTCGATCCAAACTGAGGCGTCTTAATAAAGCCATGCCAAATCTGACAGAAGGCGAGCAGCAGATCGGTTTGATAGAGGGGAAGATTATTTTCACAAAAGACATGGCACTGATCACGGAATCTCTTCGAGATCTTTCCAGATTCTTGGAGGCCGAGTTATCACAGTAAGACCCTTGAATACTGTCCCCCTAATGTTTTATTGTTAGTTATAAAATTAATCGCAACATTTGCCGGTGTTTtgtcagttatatatatatatatatatatatatatatatatatatatatatatatatataactgacaactgatatatatatatatatatatatatatatatatatatatatatatatatatatatatatatatatatatatatatatatttatttatttatttatttatttatattgtttcAAAGTATTATACTTCTCGATAAATTACCGGCCTTTCAACTTAAAATCtatataacaaaatatgaacataaattatgcaaattatcccattctttgttgtttttatatcttCATAACATTGCGAATACCAGAGCCAATGTCTCCCTTTTGTGCCAGATTTTAGAATTTCCGTTACATGGACAACTCTCCTAGCATTATGAggatttttgaaattaaatattatttttactattatctataaattaaatatttttactattatctataaattaaatattatttttactattatctatgaattaaatattatttttactaTTATCTATTTGTGAGTGGTTACAGGATTTGAAGTGTTTTTGGTTTAAACCTTTTCTTTCACGAATCAGGGATAGGAGAGTCAGTAGTGTGGATACGGAGGGAAATtccatttaatttcattacGTGTGCGGATACAGAAATTGCTCTGAAAGGGTCCACTCTGAACATTTTTTGCTAGAGAGGGTCCAACCTATTCATgcgatttttagctcacctgagctgaaagctcaagtgagcttttctgatcacccgtattccggcgtccgtccgtctgtccgtctgtaaacttttcacattttcaacttcttctcaacaaccactgggccaatttcaaccaaagttggcacaaaacatccttaggtaaagggaattctaaactgttaaaataaagggccaggccaccttccaaggggagataatcaagaaaaggtaaaaatagggtagggtcattaaaaaatcttcttctcaagaaccactgggccagaaaagatgaaatttatagaaagctttattaggtagtgcagattctaaattgttcaaatcatggcccccgggggtcggatggggccacaataggggatcaaagttttacatacaaatatatagggaacatctttaaaaaaatcttcttctcaagaaccactgagccagaaaacctgagatttatatgacagcttccttatataatgcagattctaaattcttaaaatcatggcccccgggggtcggatggggccacaataggggatcaaagttttacatacaaatacatggggaacatctttaaaaatcttcttctcaagaaccactgagccagaaaacctgagatttatatgacagcttccttatataatgcagattctaaattcttaaaatcatggcccccgggggtcggatggggccacaataggggatcaaagttttacatacaaatatatagggaaaatctttaaaaatcttcttctcaagaaccactgagccagaaaagctgagatttatatgaaagcttccttatataatgcagattctaaattcttaaaatcatgacccccgggggtcggatggggccacaataggggatcaaagttttacatacaaatatataggaaaaatctttaaaaatcttcttctcaagaaccactgagccagaaaagctgaaatttatatgaaagcttcttgatatagtgcaaattctaaattgttaaagtcatggcccccgggggtaggatggggccacaatagagggtcaaagttttacatataaatatataggaaaaatcttcttcccaagaaccactaagccagaaaagctgagatttatatgaaagcttcctgatatagtacagattctaaattgttaaaatcatggcccctgggggtcggatggggccacaatagatggtcaaagttttgtttttgttttttttgttttgttttttttcgctgttttttttttatatagtgcagattcaagtttgttaaaatcatggaccccggggattggatggggcctcacgggggcatcaaagttttacatacaaatttataggaaaaatcttttaaaatcttcttctcaagaaccactgagccagaaaagctgagatttacatgaaagcttcctgacataatgcagattcaagtttgttcaaatcatgggcccctggggtcggatggggccacaatagggggtcaaagttttacatacaaatatataggaaaaatctttaaaaatcttcttcccagaaccactaggccagaaaagctgagatttatatgaaagctttctgatatagtgcagattcaggtttgttaaaatcatgcccccctggggtaggatggggccacaataggggatcaaagttttacatacaaatatatagggaaaatctttaaaaatcttcttctcaagaaccattgggccaaagaagttgacatttacatgaaagctttctgacatggtgtagattcaagtttgcaaaaaccatggcctccaggggtaggtttggggccataatagggactacggttttacatgcaaatagatatggaaaatcttctgatatggaccaaggtgactcaggtgagcgatgtggcccatgggcctcttgtttgtttatgttattttttttttcaaattcgaaGTTATTTCTATATCTTAACTGATATGAGTTTTGAGTATGAGtgcggtaaaagttttataacctccaggtcAGGTCCAGATCCTAACGTAACGTATTATTTAATTTATACAGAACATTTGGTTCTAGAGTAACAGAACTATAGTACATTCATTCACAGAAGACCTGTTATACAAAACCATTGAGAAAcagtgataattttttttataattctaaATAGCGGAActcattttggaattttatgctaaattattacatgtatctaaaccATAGATGAGTCATATTGGATAAATACTgaacaaaaaaagaataaaatgtgtttgtgaaacactgatgcccttATGCGGCAACAAAGTAAGTatggtacccaaagaaaggtcttgtcacaaagaatacacaaCCCAATCACTAACCAGTCGAAAATTATTGCAAACGTTATAAAGGTTTTCAAAAGTAGATAAAATTCCCTGGTCATGGTCATGAGGTCATGTTGgtacggaaaggtcttgtcacaaggaatagtcatgtgaaatatccaagctctagcacttactgttcaaaagttattagcaaggttaaagtttcagacagaatgacagacaggacaaaaacaataaccccccccccccgatctttgatctcgggggcataaaaggATTGAAGAGGAGGAACTACCTATGGGGGTATTTCACTGTAAACTTGTGTAGCTACAGTAATGGAATCCTACTTTACAGTCAGGTGGAAGGAATCCAATCTAGAGCCAGAAATTCGATTCGGGGGTCAGTTTTCCGGGGAAGGGGGATGGGGAAGACTTTCTTTgacgatctttgatctcgggggcataaaaggATTGAAGAGGAGGAACTACCTATGGGGGTATTTCACTGTAAACTTGTGTAGCTACAGTAATGGAATCCTACTTTACAGTCAGGTGGAAGGAATCCAATCTAGAGCCAGAAATTCGATTCGGGGGTCAGTTTTCCGGGGAAGGGGGATGGGGAAGACTTTCTTTgacgatctttgatctcgggggcataaaaggATTGAAGAGGAGGAACTACCTATGGGGGTATTTCACTGTAAACTTGTGTAGCTACAGTAATGGAATCCTACTTTACAGTCAGGTGGAAGGAATCCAATCTAGAGCCAGAAATTCGATTCGGGGGTCAGTTTTCCGGGGAAGGGGGATGGGGAAGACCCTGCTTTATTAGACCAATAGTGTATTCACTTAGCAACAGTGCCAAGATCAATGGAAAACAAAATGTAAACTTTTGCGTCCAGACCATATTCATGCTACAGGCTTGTGAAACGTTGTTTTTGATATATCGTGAAGGTTACAGgaatataaaattgaatatgTTATCTGGCTTTGGGGCCATAGACCTAAGGATGAAATCAACTGAAATTCTAATCTAGCGACTTGTAATAACCCCAACATTGACTTTAAAGGATAAAAATGTAATCCTTTAACATAATTTCCGCGAATATTAAATTTCGTGGCCTTGCATAAAACGCATCGTCGGTTACTCACGAATGTTTCTCATAGATTCTCTCGTATGTGAACTCAAAATTAAGCGTTTTATTTATGTAATGTCGTGGATAGCTATTACACCcttttcttcaccttttatttaaAAACCCCAGTTTTGTTGATCACTTGAATTCGTGGTTTACTTGAAGTTTGACGACTAATGCCGAATTTACAGTTGTCGTTACTTTTTGTAGGAATGGTGAAAGAATTACGAAAGGTGAGGTAATGGATACAGAGTTATCAGGTGGTGCTGATAAGCAGCTAAGACCCAGTGGATTTCTAAAACTAAAAAAGAAAGTTAAACGAGGAAAATCTCGGGGCACAACTAAAGAAGTTGTCCACGTGCGTGGCAAACCAAAGGCGGGAAAATCAACTGATAACAAAGAAAAACCGCAGGGCGGAAAATCAACTGATAACAAAGAACAACCGCAGGATGAGAAATCAACCAAAAGCAAAGAACAACCGCAGGATGGAAAATCgacagaaaagaaagaaaagggtGGATCTAGTCAAGAGGgtaaagaaaagaaagataaaGGAGCTTCCGGGAAGTCCGACGACGTCCAGGATGATATAATGAAAGCGATGCAAGGAAAAGTAGGGGAATTGGGGGACCAGTTAGGAGGTCAGGTCAAGCAATTAGGAGACCGAGTGTTTCAGGGACTGGTACAGAAGTTTAAGCCGTGACGATATATCAACAACAGATGATTTGTGACTTCCATGTCATTGAATCAGTAGGTGGTGAACTGAAACGGCAGACGACAGTTTTAGTCAAATTTGTTACTACGCATCCTTGGTAAACGAAAAAACATACCCTcatccaaggggagataaataCAGGGTGaatgcccccctcccccatgaataatttggtaaaaaaaaattccaacgCATATGTATAAGTCATCTGTTGTAGGAGAAAGACGTTAAAAACATTCATGAGAACGAGGCTAAAATCTGTCAAATGAAACTGAAAGTAGAgatcagtttgttcaaattattatcCCTGGTATCAGGATGTAGCTATAAGGCTGAACATTATTACCTACATGAATATGTACCCTAAAAAGTTATTTTAGAAAATCCTCTCTATGAATAACAAAATTCCAATTATCCatacaatatcaaaacatcctaGTAATgtgtatattcaagtttgttgaaattgtGGCACCAGGAAATACGTGGGTCACGAAAATATGtggaagttttacatgcgaatacaAAGGACGACGACAGCGTTATACATGAATGCAAATATCTGCAGGTTTCTGGTTCATTTGAAATGTAACTCTCTAGGTCGGGTCTATCTAGACTGTCCCAGTCTGGTACCGTAGATGTTCAAAGAATTCGGGAGGAATCTTTTCGAGCACTCTTTCGATAAAGTATATAACAAGAAatcttatatttacttttttacattttaaatttacGTTTTATCAAAATAGCACATGCATTGCTCCTTACATAGTTAGAgatcattctctcaccagagggcgtgttacacatacatgtacgcgaggagcgcacggaactctgggtagagaatgagtTAGAGATGTTCAGTTACGGGTCTGGTATGGTATGGACCAAACGTTGTGATCTCTTTTAATTTACCCGGTGATGACAACGTAACGTAATTTCCGTATTCTATATCACCTGATAAAtgtaaaatcaaaaaaaaaaaaaaaaaaaaaaatacattatgACATTGCATCATTGAAAACATCAAATACAGGACGAACCCAgcctttatttatatatttttaattcctTCTTTTAAACCAACCAAACATGTGCTAATTGCTTTTGTACGGAACGTTCCCGCGGGGCCCCAGATGAGCGAGGACGATTTTATTGTGACTCGGGTGTAGCAGTATGCCCAACATGCCTCTGACGAAGACAATTTGAAATTTAACAGGATTCCAAAATGCTCTGTTACATGCTCCCCATTTGCTAAACATGGACTGGTGCTCACATGATAGTAGTTTTATTTGGTGAAAATATACACTAATGATATACGCATATGACCAATATTACATgtcattttcttcaatatttttaCACTAAAATTATAGGTCTTGAACATTCTATATGGATTcgcatggatttttttttagtgaTAAAGCTTGTGTGCTTGAGTTCACGTATTTCTATTCTCTGTGGTTTTCTGTGAATTTTCCTTAACATTTCCACTTTACTGGGCATGCTGAAAACCTGTCATCTTCTATCTGCTAAAAGAACGTGTTCGATCTGTGTGTAATTATTTCAATCGTATTGGAAAGGtttatgaaaataatgacaGGTTCCCCTCGCCCAGTGATATTCTAATATGTCGTCTCTAGTAGTAACACGGGCAATCTGTCATTTAAGATAGCCTTTCTCTATAATTCAATGAAATTACAACTCATTTTGAGATTATGCCATTTTTACCCGACTTTCCAATCTTTCTGTGGAATGTCTTTGACGAGCAGAATTGCCTTTTGAGCAATAATTGCTCCAATTACTTAAATAAGGAGACGGACAGTACTGAAGATTTTTAACAGTGactatttatatttatatattgctTCAAATAAAGAAATTTGAACAGACTTTTGATTCAATAACAAAAAAATGGCGattaataatgttttatcatccATCAATATTGTCTCAATGTGATTTAACCCCGTTTGTGAATCACATTGTTATAGTTTGTAGATTTGATTTCCATTATTGTCCTATATTCTTTGAAGTCTGGATCATAGGACTAAAGACTTGTACCGATCGATACCAAGGTGTGAAAAGCGGGTAGGGACAGAGAAACCACAAAGACTACGGCCGGACAGAGGTTCAAAATTAGCCTGCCTGTCAATACAAGCCACTTAATCGAGTATTCATACTTTCATCTACGATATTGCCTTATGCAACGAGAACTgatatttaatttcatattgtcaaataatgaaatatccCTCGGGTCGGAAACTTTAAAGCGATGTACCCCATTTTTAGTGGAAAATGGGGACAAAGATGGCTAGATGTCGTTAAATCGGTACAAAACCTTATCCTCGGTCACTCttaaacatttatgttttgtagTGTGCCATGAACACAATAACTTAtacttttttaaatttgaatttggAGATACGTGTACACGTTCATGTATTTCAGATGTCAACACCGGAATAACACGCATTCATCAGTCATGGAAAACAGAAAGCAACGCCTTCACGATTacgaacaatctcataaaaccAGCAAATAGGGCTATAAAAGGGCATACAAATTTGCAATTGAACACCCCATTTCCAAGACAAAAACTTGGCTTTTCATTCTTTGGGAGTTTCCTATAACAAGTATTCGTCTTTTATGTTTATGACTGTTTTGTAGTGTACTGTATAATCCGCAGACTCCCCATCAAACAATATCTGTACGTCTGCACAGCGCTAACTTCCCTTGTATGACAACCAGTTTTGAAACGGAAATGGTGGATTCTTATTTCGTTTTCCATAATCTTTGATCATTTTTCCTGTCATTTCACTGGCGAGATGTTAATGGAAAATGGTAGTCACAATGAGGAAGTGGCGGCTAATTTTACAACTAATGTAGATCCATAGAACTTTATACTGAGCTCAAAATCGTGTCGACTGTTCTCAAAGAGGTTAAAACCATCTGTGATAAACCTAATAGTTCCGGGGAAAGAGACCAAGCGAAACAGCGCATGTCGGCAGATACAGCACAAAGTCATCATGACACGAAAAACTATGATTATATGTCGCTTAAAGCTAATTGAATTAAACTTAATTTCATAGATCGTTTAGTGCGCCTGACCAGAGCTTCAAAAtggtgggttgtttttttatttacaaaccCCAGTCCCTTCCTCTGCTGTaatcaattttgattttttttttctatatcttttgattttttcacAAATTTGATTGAAGTTAAATACCTGCCCGGCTGATCGTATTTctggaaataaattataatatgCAACGTCCACACAAAGTCCGTTTGTTTGGGTTCCTTTTTGCTGTTTTGTGGATTGTTCATGTTTACTAGTTTATCTTTCTATTTTCCTTTCTTGTCAAATGTTTTGTTATAATTTCAGATGGAATTTGACTTCCACTTTAGACGGCACATGTATATGAaagaataagaaataaatttacgCAAATCAGCTATGTCACTTGCTACAAGGaaactttgttttaaaaatgatgaaaatgggtactaaaaattttatataggtgaaataaataaattttaccGCATGGAATTGTTGACCACGACGTCTCAGTGATATCAAATTCAGCGGGGATACTTTGTACAGAagttcaatctaattaaaatcagatcctaggatacgttCACAATCGcaaagtatacggcgcggatctaagaagtctgatttgaATTAGATTGTACAGAAGTTATATCGGGAGGGACAATACTCGTTTATCACaatttttgaacatcatagaaaatatacaagttccccGTGTTTTAGACATTTTTAAATAGTTATACTGATTACATCCAAATATTTCAACCCATGCATACatccattttttttataaagacgATTTATTAATTTCTAGCAAGtgtctttatttttattttttttaattttgttattgttgttgttgttgttttttttgtttttttttgtttgttttttttgtttagaAGGTTATGTTATGGTTTAGTCGTTGTATACAGAATCACATGACCTGTTGTGGAGAGTTTTACACGGGTAATCCTCGGGATATGacaagaaacaagaggcccatgggccttagtggtcacctgagtatgaACATTATTTGGACTTAAGAAATGATTGTATTCCCT is part of the Ostrea edulis chromosome 2, xbOstEdul1.1, whole genome shotgun sequence genome and harbors:
- the LOC125680696 gene encoding uncharacterized protein LOC125680696, producing MPNLTEGEQQIGLIEGKIIFTKDMALITESLRDLSRFLEAELSQNGERITKGEVMDTELSGGADKQLRPSGFLKLKKKVKRGKSRGTTKEVVHVRGKPKAGKSTDNKEKPQGGKSTDNKEQPQDEKSTKSKEQPQDGKSTEKKEKGGSSQEGKEKKDKGASGKSDDVQDDIMKAMQGKVGELGDQLGGQVKQLGDRVFQGLVQKFKP